TTTTAGTGTTTACTGTCTTTTACACTCTATTTCTTTTTATGACAGCTAGAGGAATGAATAACAATGCAAAACTATTAAGGGAGGAAGTTAAAGGTAATTTGGCTATCATATTCTTAGAAAAAAGTGTGGATTTTCTTACCGAGAGTGAATTTGCTGATTTAATGAGAGAAGTTTCCTTCATAACTAATCTTAAATCTATAGATAAGGACAATCTGATAAATGATATTTATAAAAGGTCATCTAAAATTGAAGAAGAGTTAAAGGACTTACTTATAAAAGCTACACTTATAAATAAGTTAGATAACCTAATTGTTAATTTACAAAAATGGTCAAAAATATTGGAAATTGCAAGTATTCTTTTAGATGTTTTAATATTATTATTCATATTGTTTATCTTTATGTTTCCTTCTTATACCCCGTTTTTAGGATATATAACTCTAGGAATAATGTTAGGCTTTTTCGCGGCAATTATTGAAGCGTTGAAAGTTTACTCTGAGAGTGAAAAGTATTTGAAACTTTACAAGGAGAGTTCTAAGAATAGAGAATAAATGTGAATATTTAGAGTAAAATATTTTAAGTTGTTAGATAGATTCGTAACGTCGTCATTTTGTATAAAAATTTACTGAAAATGATCTTTCTTTGTAGAATAGTATAAATATTGATAATTTATTATTAGTATTAAAATTATAGAAATATAAATGATTCAACAACTACACTATCTAGTTACTTTTCTATAGTTACAAACCCAGCATTGTTAGAGACAGAGCATGTAATGCCTCTAAATAAGTTAAAGTATACTAATTCGTGAATGAAGAGTTCCGTTTGCTATTAATTATGTAGTATTTTACGTAAAATCCTACGCTTTGAAAGTTTTTTAAAAAACATCTAAGATAGTGTCAATTGACTATTGGATGCAATTGTACTTAAATTAGCTATCTCAGAATCGAGTATAAGTATCATACTTATTGTTTGTAAAAATACCTAATTTCACGATTTTCTGATAAATACTAATCTTTTTATACGATAATATCATTATAATCCAAGAATGGTAGTTAGAATATTTTATATAATTTTTAATTCTTTTTTATTTTTGGGTTAAGGTCTAATGTTTAAGGAGGAGATGAAGCAAGAAACTTTTCAATTGCCTTCAGAAGTTTCTCTAAGTCCATTTTTACGAATTCTATTGATGTATATCTGCTTATCTCACCGCTTTTATCTAACCCATTATATTGGAATTCATGAAGTTTAATCGCAATATCAGTGTAAGCCTCTATATTATTTCCCAGTAAGTTATCAAGAATTTGAGCTACGTTACTCATCTTACTAGTAGGCATTAATGCAATTATCCATTCAACGTAATTGACTACTCTTCCATCTCTCATTTTCCTCTTTCCCTTAAAATACTTAGAAAGCTCTTGTATATAATCAACGGAAAGTGAAGCTAACAAAGCTTTCCAGGCTTGAAAAGCCTTACCTGCAGCATTTCTAAATAATCCATCCTCTAAAAATCTTCTAGCAAGTTCAGCCTCATATTTTGCCTCTATCAATCTATCTTGCTTGTACTTTTTATCATCAATCCAGGGTTTTGTTACTTCCACACTTAAACCTTTAACCTTAAGATAATAAAGATTTGGCCTAAGCTTTAAATCCATTTCACAAAAATTATTTCAGAAAACAATTATCTTGAAAATCTTATAATTAGAGGAAAAAGTTAAGGTATTAGGGGAAAAAATAAAGCTAATGAAGATATTAAAGTTTTTATTCATACTCATGCATCATGTAATTGTAAATTTATAAGTATGATGACATAGAAGAAAATACCAGAGAGTTATTCATTTAAGTATTTTGGGCTATATATACATACATGGAGTACAATAGTCAAGTAATTCAGAACATTTCACAGTTGTCTAGTAATAGCTTGCAATTTAATATTTATTCAAATTCTTTTACTGTAATTGTTGATGAGGAATTTGGTAATATAATTGTTGAATTTCAAAGAATTCCAGTAAAAAGTTATGAAGGGGAAGCATTTGTAACCATAGGAGTAGACGAGAGTGGTAGAGTTTCATATATTTCAATAGAGCCGTTAGACTCTGATCTAAAAGAAGGTATAAAGAGGATTAAGAATGAGTGAAATAATAAGCTATTTTTTAGAGAATATTAAAGAAGGTAAATATAGGGTGGAGACTGAAGATGAGAATATATTAATTGTAATTCATCCTGTTATCGTGAAGGTTTTCAGAAAGGATCAGAAATACTCTTTTGTTGTAAATAACGTAATTTCGGTTCACACAGATAAACCCAGATTTGGGCCTCTATGTTCTGGAAATGTTATTAATTCAAGACCGGCTAAGATAAAGAAAATAGAAATAATGGAGGAGCCTAAAATAGACGTTAGGGTAGATAATAGGTTATTTGAGATATTAATTAATGTGACTAACATTTCAATATATCCAGAATATAGGGATCCTTATGGATCGCCATGTGTAACGGTATCAACGGTGATATTATATTAACTGTGTTTTTACTAGACATGCTTCAGAAAGATTAAGGCTCAGATTAGAAGAACTAGCAAACATGTATGGATTAGAAATAAGAAGTGAAATATGGAGGGTTATAGATAACTTCTGTAAAAGTGAAAATATAAACTCAAAATCACTTAATGGCGAGAAAAGTTTTTGTGAAAAACTTAACTATAATTCCCTCTACCTTATAATTGTTTTTATAGTACAGAATAGAATAAAGAAAATAATTACCATATTTCCAACAAGTAAGAAATCAACTATCGAAAGATATTGTAAGTCGTAAACATAGTGTATTTATTAAGCTACAAATCTTAGATTAGCCTTCTCTCTCGTAAGACTACCTCATTAGGTTTAGGCTCCTATTCACAACCTTTGTTTCTCTCGTAACATAAAGCCTATCTCTAAGTGAGGAATGAAGAACTCGTTTAGAATAACTTATGAGACAGCTATATGGCTTTTCGAATAGAAGTATAAGATGTAATCATCGCTCAATTATTAATGAGCAAGTGTATTTTAGCCTTACGAAAAACATTCTCATCCAATCGCAATGGAGTAAATAGGTTAAACTCCAGACCTTTTATAAACTTAACAACTAATAACACTTATAGAACGCTTTAATATTCTTTAAAGTAATTTAATAATATTTTCCTATTATAAGAAGTAGCATTCTTTCAAGAGTTAATAAATACTCTAATTTATTCTCCTACTTTTATTACTAAAATTCCTCAAATAACAAAAAGATATTTTTCTACTTTTAACGCAACGCAAAATGTAATGATGTTTCCATAAGTTCTATTCATTCTTAGGATATATAACTCTAGGAATAATGTTAGGCTTTTTTATAGCAATTATTGAAGCGTTAAAAGTTTACTCTGATAGCGATAAGTATTTGAAACTTTATGAGCACTATTCTTCTAACGGAGAATAAATGTTAATATTTAGAGTAAAATATTTTAAGTTGTCAGATAGACTATATTATATGAAAGTTAAATTTAATAAGAAAAAAAGGACTGATTATGAGATTATTTATGATATACTTAATGCGCTTAAAGACGGTCCAATTCCAAAGACTAGGTTAATAT
The sequence above is drawn from the Sulfurisphaera tokodaii str. 7 genome and encodes:
- a CDS encoding PaREP1 family protein; the encoded protein is MEVTKPWIDDKKYKQDRLIEAKYEAELARRFLEDGLFRNAAGKAFQAWKALLASLSVDYIQELSKYFKGKRKMRDGRVVNYVEWIIALMPTSKMSNVAQILDNLLGNNIEAYTDIAIKLHEFQYNGLDKSGEISRYTSIEFVKMDLEKLLKAIEKFLASSPP